The following are encoded together in the Glycine soja cultivar W05 chromosome 5, ASM419377v2, whole genome shotgun sequence genome:
- the LOC114412457 gene encoding vacuolar cation/proton exchanger 2-like isoform X2 gives MTPARKKIVKFNATELIISIYALKSGMTCVVQLSLLGSILSNMLLVLGCAFLCGGIVNHEKEQVFNKAATSVNSRLLLMAVMGILFPAVLHYTHSEVHVGKSELSLSRFSSCIMLVAYVAYLFFQLKSQRNLYVSVNEGASMAWEIPVAFISVILLPLVGNATEHASAIMFAMKDKLDISLGVAIGSSTQISMFVEGTANYFKGLMLILCYLIVATNFYPAGWLFYLLMIGTHIYLAAGRSLATSSFDGLCCL, from the exons ATGACACCGGCAAGAAAGAAAATCGTGAAGTTCAATGCAACAGAACTAATCATCTCAATATATGCACTGAAAAGTGGAATGACATGCGTTGTCCAGCTCTCTTTGTTGGGTTCAATATTGTCCAATATGTTACTGGTGCTTGGGTGTGCATTCTTATGTGGTGGGATTGTTAATCACGAGAAGGAGCAAGTGTTTAACAAG GCAGCTACTTCCGTGAACTCAAGATTATTGCTAATGGCAGTCATGGGCATACTTTTTCCTGCTGTTCTACACTACACTCACAGTGAGGTCCATGTTGGGAAGTCAGAGTTGTCACTTTCAAGATTCAGCAGCTGCATTATGCTTGTGGCTTATGTTGCATACCTATTTTTTCAGTTAAAAAGTCAAAGAAATCTCTACGTCTCTGTGAACGAG GGAGCATCTATGGCATGGGAAATTCCAGTAGCATTTATTAGTGTCATATTGCTTCCACTAGTGGGGAATGCAACTGAACATGCCAGTGCTATAATGTTTGCCATGAAAGATAAACTT GACATTTCCTTAGGAGTAGCAATTGGGTCATCCACACAGATATCTATGTTTGTG GAAGGAACTGCTAATTACTTCAAAGGACTAATGCTTATTCTTTGCTATCTGATAGTGGCAACCAATTTTTAT CCGGCAGGTTGGTTGTTCTACCTATTGATGATAGGCACACACATTTACTTGGCAGCCGGCAG GTCTTTGGCAACAAGCTCTTTTGATGGCCTCTGCTGCTTATAA
- the LOC114412457 gene encoding vacuolar cation/proton exchanger 2-like isoform X1, with amino-acid sequence MTPARKKIVKFNATELIISIYALKSGMTCVVQLSLLGSILSNMLLVLGCAFLCGGIVNHEKEQVFNKAATSVNSRLLLMAVMGILFPAVLHYTHSEVHVGKSELSLSRFSSCIMLVAYVAYLFFQLKSQRNLYVSVNEGASMAWEIPVAFISVILLPLVGNATEHASAIMFAMKDKLDISLGVAIGSSTQISMFVEGTANYFKGLMLILCYLIVATNFYVHPAGWLFYLLMIGTHIYLAAGRSLATSSFDGLCCL; translated from the exons ATGACACCGGCAAGAAAGAAAATCGTGAAGTTCAATGCAACAGAACTAATCATCTCAATATATGCACTGAAAAGTGGAATGACATGCGTTGTCCAGCTCTCTTTGTTGGGTTCAATATTGTCCAATATGTTACTGGTGCTTGGGTGTGCATTCTTATGTGGTGGGATTGTTAATCACGAGAAGGAGCAAGTGTTTAACAAG GCAGCTACTTCCGTGAACTCAAGATTATTGCTAATGGCAGTCATGGGCATACTTTTTCCTGCTGTTCTACACTACACTCACAGTGAGGTCCATGTTGGGAAGTCAGAGTTGTCACTTTCAAGATTCAGCAGCTGCATTATGCTTGTGGCTTATGTTGCATACCTATTTTTTCAGTTAAAAAGTCAAAGAAATCTCTACGTCTCTGTGAACGAG GGAGCATCTATGGCATGGGAAATTCCAGTAGCATTTATTAGTGTCATATTGCTTCCACTAGTGGGGAATGCAACTGAACATGCCAGTGCTATAATGTTTGCCATGAAAGATAAACTT GACATTTCCTTAGGAGTAGCAATTGGGTCATCCACACAGATATCTATGTTTGTG GAAGGAACTGCTAATTACTTCAAAGGACTAATGCTTATTCTTTGCTATCTGATAGTGGCAACCAATTTTTATGTACAT CCGGCAGGTTGGTTGTTCTACCTATTGATGATAGGCACACACATTTACTTGGCAGCCGGCAG GTCTTTGGCAACAAGCTCTTTTGATGGCCTCTGCTGCTTATAA
- the LOC114412457 gene encoding vacuolar cation/proton exchanger 2-like isoform X4, translated as MTPARKKIVKFNATELIISIYALKSGMTCVVQLSLLGSILSNMLLVLGCAFLCGGIVNHEKEQVFNKAATSVNSRLLLMAVMGILFPAVLHYTHSEVHVGKSELSLSRFSSCIMLVAYVAYLFFQLKSQRNLYVSVNEGASMAWEIPVAFISVILLPLVGNATEHASAIMFAMKDKLDISLGVAIGSSTQISMFVPAGWLFYLLMIGTHIYLAAGRSLATSSFDGLCCL; from the exons ATGACACCGGCAAGAAAGAAAATCGTGAAGTTCAATGCAACAGAACTAATCATCTCAATATATGCACTGAAAAGTGGAATGACATGCGTTGTCCAGCTCTCTTTGTTGGGTTCAATATTGTCCAATATGTTACTGGTGCTTGGGTGTGCATTCTTATGTGGTGGGATTGTTAATCACGAGAAGGAGCAAGTGTTTAACAAG GCAGCTACTTCCGTGAACTCAAGATTATTGCTAATGGCAGTCATGGGCATACTTTTTCCTGCTGTTCTACACTACACTCACAGTGAGGTCCATGTTGGGAAGTCAGAGTTGTCACTTTCAAGATTCAGCAGCTGCATTATGCTTGTGGCTTATGTTGCATACCTATTTTTTCAGTTAAAAAGTCAAAGAAATCTCTACGTCTCTGTGAACGAG GGAGCATCTATGGCATGGGAAATTCCAGTAGCATTTATTAGTGTCATATTGCTTCCACTAGTGGGGAATGCAACTGAACATGCCAGTGCTATAATGTTTGCCATGAAAGATAAACTT GACATTTCCTTAGGAGTAGCAATTGGGTCATCCACACAGATATCTATGTTTGTG CCGGCAGGTTGGTTGTTCTACCTATTGATGATAGGCACACACATTTACTTGGCAGCCGGCAG GTCTTTGGCAACAAGCTCTTTTGATGGCCTCTGCTGCTTATAA
- the LOC114412457 gene encoding vacuolar cation/proton exchanger 2-like isoform X3, with translation MTPARKKIVKFNATELIISIYALKSGMTCVVQLSLLGSILSNMLLVLGCAFLCGGIVNHEKEQVFNKAATSVNSRLLLMAVMGILFPAVLHYTHSEVHVGKSELSLSRFSSCIMLVAYVAYLFFQLKSQRNLYVSVNEGASMAWEIPVAFISVILLPLVGNATEHASAIMFAMKDKLDISLGVAIGSSTQISMFVIPFCVVIGWITGHPMDLNFQLFETAVLFLTVIVVAFMLQVCIQT, from the exons ATGACACCGGCAAGAAAGAAAATCGTGAAGTTCAATGCAACAGAACTAATCATCTCAATATATGCACTGAAAAGTGGAATGACATGCGTTGTCCAGCTCTCTTTGTTGGGTTCAATATTGTCCAATATGTTACTGGTGCTTGGGTGTGCATTCTTATGTGGTGGGATTGTTAATCACGAGAAGGAGCAAGTGTTTAACAAG GCAGCTACTTCCGTGAACTCAAGATTATTGCTAATGGCAGTCATGGGCATACTTTTTCCTGCTGTTCTACACTACACTCACAGTGAGGTCCATGTTGGGAAGTCAGAGTTGTCACTTTCAAGATTCAGCAGCTGCATTATGCTTGTGGCTTATGTTGCATACCTATTTTTTCAGTTAAAAAGTCAAAGAAATCTCTACGTCTCTGTGAACGAG GGAGCATCTATGGCATGGGAAATTCCAGTAGCATTTATTAGTGTCATATTGCTTCCACTAGTGGGGAATGCAACTGAACATGCCAGTGCTATAATGTTTGCCATGAAAGATAAACTT GACATTTCCTTAGGAGTAGCAATTGGGTCATCCACACAGATATCTATGTTTGTG ATACCATTTTGTGTTGTTATTGGCTGGATAACAGGGCACCCTATGGACTTAAACTTTCAACTTTTTGAGACTGCAGTACTATTTCTTACTGTTATAGTTGTTGCCTTCATGTTACAGGTTTGtattcaaacataa